Proteins from one Candidatus Neomarinimicrobiota bacterium genomic window:
- a CDS encoding glycosyltransferase family 2 protein: MILLTILQIIGIVILGGFLSYLAILSLLAVGERNSLRTESAKQRKFAIVVPAYNEEQVIAGTLRGLYSLDYDDDKYEVLTIADNCTDNTAMIAKQIGAKVYERHDAQHRGKGYALRWAFNTILEGDADYDAIVVVDADSTVSPNMLKVMNKYMDKGAKVVQGYLTVPVKPGSWTSEIIRIGFTLYNYVRPLGRRALGLPTGLRGNGMCFSVDVLQRVPWTAYSQTEDLEYGLSLLLNDIDVVFAPEAIGYNTIPENPENAETQRERWEIGRMPSVKRFGKRLLQEAWSRRAFKLFDAFIHLVTPPLVNMVGVTGIMIGLNFVLWSVGILSTFTFGWIWTGILGIALFHALVGFYAAGADPTLYQSLLYVPKYFLWKLKIYGKVLIKGASPEWVRTARE; the protein is encoded by the coding sequence GTGATTCTTTTGACAATCCTTCAAATAATTGGCATTGTAATTCTTGGTGGGTTCCTGAGTTACTTGGCAATATTGAGTTTACTTGCGGTAGGTGAACGCAATTCGCTGCGTACCGAATCCGCGAAGCAGCGGAAGTTTGCCATTGTAGTACCCGCTTACAATGAAGAACAGGTGATCGCGGGAACATTACGGGGTCTGTATTCTCTGGACTACGATGATGACAAATACGAGGTCCTTACCATAGCGGATAACTGCACCGACAATACCGCTATGATTGCAAAGCAGATTGGCGCCAAGGTTTATGAACGCCATGACGCGCAACATCGTGGAAAGGGATATGCGCTTCGCTGGGCATTTAACACCATACTTGAAGGCGATGCAGATTATGATGCCATTGTCGTCGTTGATGCGGACAGCACAGTTTCGCCCAATATGCTGAAGGTGATGAATAAATACATGGATAAAGGGGCTAAAGTGGTACAGGGATACCTAACGGTACCTGTGAAACCGGGAAGCTGGACCAGCGAGATAATCCGCATCGGATTTACACTGTATAACTATGTCCGGCCTCTTGGGCGGAGAGCGTTAGGGCTGCCCACGGGATTACGCGGGAACGGGATGTGTTTCTCTGTAGACGTGTTGCAACGGGTTCCGTGGACGGCGTATTCACAAACGGAAGATCTGGAATACGGGCTCTCGTTGTTACTAAACGATATCGACGTGGTTTTCGCGCCGGAGGCTATCGGATACAATACGATTCCGGAGAATCCCGAGAATGCCGAAACTCAGCGTGAACGATGGGAAATAGGCCGGATGCCTTCGGTCAAGCGTTTTGGAAAACGACTATTGCAGGAAGCCTGGAGCCGGCGGGCATTTAAGCTGTTCGACGCGTTTATCCATCTGGTAACACCACCACTGGTGAATATGGTCGGGGTCACCGGGATCATGATCGGGCTCAATTTTGTACTGTGGAGTGTCGGGATTCTTTCAACCTTCACCTTTGGCTGGATCTGGACAGGAATCCTCGGGATAGCCCTGTTTCACGCGCTGGTTGGATTTTATGCTGCCGGCGCAGATCCCACGCTTTATCAGTCTCTGCTCTATGTGCCAAAATATTTTTTGTGGAAGTTAAAAATCTACGGAAAAGTCCTGATAAAAGGTGCGAGCCCTGAGTGGGTTCGTACAGCAAGAGAGTGA
- a CDS encoding sulfotransferase produces the protein MKSLSQFHPSRPENMSSMGNPFVFFVKDWLVSIRQARARNEHSEAVLSASNLLNLKGATERRPVFIVGAPRSGTTFLGAILNAAPGYAYYFEPPLMKYLARLVYEKSISEPVAHRCYRTFVFSLEKSAPQPGQRFTEKTPRNIFVVHTLAEAFPNAQFLYIYRDGRDATKSLVQKPWYTHKGKTIESVEPGGYAFGPNPHFYIEKDRREEYRTCSDIQRCAWIWRRHAEAGLELMQTMSAERVHSLAYESLVTQPYREVEKIFKFLNDCNKESLEKARSVACKAFTSSIGTWQELNEKEKKTLHAEIGPLLKEYCYI, from the coding sequence ATGAAGTCTCTGAGTCAATTTCATCCGTCGCGACCAGAAAACATGTCATCCATGGGAAACCCGTTCGTGTTCTTTGTGAAAGACTGGCTGGTTTCCATTCGACAGGCCCGCGCCAGAAACGAGCATTCCGAAGCGGTACTCTCTGCATCCAACCTGTTAAACCTGAAAGGCGCAACGGAACGTCGACCGGTATTTATCGTCGGAGCGCCCAGATCCGGCACCACCTTCCTCGGTGCCATACTGAATGCCGCCCCCGGATATGCATATTACTTTGAACCACCATTGATGAAATACCTGGCCAGGTTGGTGTACGAAAAGTCCATCAGTGAACCAGTTGCCCACAGGTGTTACCGGACCTTTGTCTTCTCTTTGGAAAAATCCGCGCCGCAGCCGGGGCAGCGGTTTACAGAAAAAACGCCCCGGAATATCTTTGTAGTCCACACGTTGGCAGAAGCCTTCCCGAATGCTCAATTTCTTTATATCTATCGCGATGGCCGGGACGCCACAAAATCCCTGGTACAAAAGCCGTGGTACACGCATAAAGGGAAGACTATTGAATCAGTAGAACCCGGAGGATATGCCTTCGGGCCAAACCCGCATTTTTACATCGAGAAAGACCGGCGGGAAGAATATAGGACTTGCAGTGATATTCAACGATGTGCATGGATCTGGAGGCGCCATGCCGAAGCCGGGTTGGAATTGATGCAAACGATGTCGGCAGAACGTGTACATTCCCTGGCTTACGAGTCCTTGGTCACACAGCCATACAGAGAGGTTGAAAAGATCTTTAAGTTTCTAAACGATTGTAACAAGGAATCATTGGAAAAGGCCAGGAGCGTTGCGTGCAAGGCATTTACGAGTTCAATCGGAACATGGCAGGAGTTGAATGAGAAAGAAAAGAAAACCCTCCATGCTGAAATTGGTCCATTATTGAAGGAGTACTGTTATATATAA
- a CDS encoding PAS domain-containing protein has translation MNESIMVDNNTDVMHLSMTEEPMLFLHDISGRITSVNSFTTSMLGFSSEELEGTLIQSLLAVDQPFSLGELLSELREHGVATRTFEIVGKKMENRRKIFLVEARAWLVPSNERQVVLLSCMIQSMGEYV, from the coding sequence ATGAATGAGAGTATAATGGTCGACAATAATACCGATGTTATGCACCTGTCTATGACCGAGGAACCGATGCTCTTTCTGCATGATATCAGCGGACGGATAACAAGTGTAAACAGCTTTACAACTAGTATGCTTGGATTTTCTTCTGAGGAATTGGAAGGGACTTTAATCCAGTCCCTGCTCGCCGTTGACCAACCTTTTTCCCTGGGAGAATTGCTGAGTGAACTCCGTGAACATGGCGTTGCAACCCGGACCTTTGAAATCGTTGGAAAAAAAATGGAGAATAGACGAAAGATCTTTCTGGTAGAGGCCCGAGCCTGGTTGGTCCCGTCGAATGAAAGGCAAGTGGTATTGTTATCCTGTATGATACAGTCTATGGGCGAATATGTTTGA
- a CDS encoding STAS domain-containing protein — translation MPHIPGQPPDDSTVTLLRELVAHLRQKRSELREEWVRRIMEAELLNAMNKDEILAEATAVYDNYVEALETGTYEALQAYARDLSERIIPRGVETHEVIGIVLLLRDVLARSLFAKYRDDFSKLNNILDAYEPAANRIANTVAVGFVQERERVIREQQEAIRELSTPVLQVRERLLILPMIGIIDPQRARQLTEQLLQAIRKNRAKVVVIDITGVASMDSTVANHLLQTVDAARLLGASVIVTGLSSEIAQTLVTLGVDLTKIITVGDLQGGIEEAERRLGYHVKRGEPAQQTP, via the coding sequence ATGCCGCATATTCCCGGTCAACCGCCGGATGATTCAACCGTCACGCTACTGCGGGAGCTGGTAGCACACCTGCGGCAGAAACGAAGCGAACTCCGCGAGGAGTGGGTTCGCCGAATTATGGAAGCCGAGCTGCTAAATGCAATGAACAAGGACGAAATTCTTGCCGAGGCGACGGCAGTCTACGATAATTATGTTGAGGCGTTAGAGACAGGAACGTATGAGGCACTTCAGGCGTACGCCCGGGATCTTTCCGAGCGGATTATTCCCCGGGGAGTTGAAACCCATGAAGTTATCGGAATCGTTCTCCTGCTTCGTGATGTGCTGGCTCGTTCGCTGTTTGCAAAGTACCGGGATGACTTCAGCAAGTTGAACAATATCCTGGATGCGTACGAACCGGCAGCCAACCGGATTGCGAACACGGTGGCTGTGGGATTTGTGCAGGAGCGGGAACGTGTGATCCGCGAGCAGCAGGAGGCAATTCGCGAATTGTCGACTCCGGTGTTGCAGGTCCGTGAGCGGCTGCTGATTCTGCCTATGATCGGAATTATCGATCCGCAGCGGGCGCGCCAGCTGACAGAGCAGCTGCTGCAGGCTATCCGGAAAAACCGCGCCAAGGTTGTGGTTATCGATATTACCGGTGTGGCTTCCATGGACTCTACCGTGGCAAATCACTTGCTCCAGACGGTCGATGCGGCCAGGTTACTCGGGGCCAGCGTTATCGTTACGGGACTGTCCTCAGAGATTGCCCAAACGCTGGTTACTCTTGGCGTTGATCTGACCAAGATTATTACAGTCGGTGACTTGCAGGGCGGTATCGAGGAAGCCGAGAGACGCTTAGGATACCATGTAAAACGTGGAGAGCCAGCACAGCAGACACCATGA
- a CDS encoding STAS domain-containing protein has translation MRVPILQQGSYLIASIQSALTDEELQQLSEDLVVQVSNTRAKGVVVDVTALDVMDSFATRTVRDIAHMVKLRGAPTVVVGIQPNVAFTMVQLGLKLGDVMTALDLEEGLALLDHYNSEEGKESR, from the coding sequence ATGAGAGTTCCGATATTACAGCAGGGAAGTTATCTGATCGCGTCTATCCAGTCCGCATTGACGGATGAGGAACTTCAACAACTCTCCGAGGATCTCGTGGTTCAGGTCTCGAATACCCGGGCCAAGGGAGTGGTTGTTGATGTCACCGCACTCGATGTCATGGATTCCTTTGCCACCAGAACTGTACGGGATATCGCCCATATGGTCAAGTTGCGTGGCGCCCCGACCGTTGTCGTCGGGATTCAGCCAAACGTGGCTTTCACTATGGTCCAGTTGGGCTTGAAACTCGGTGACGTCATGACGGCGCTGGATCTGGAAGAAGGATTAGCACTGCTGGACCATTATAATAGCGAAGAGGGAAAGGAATCCAGGTAA
- a CDS encoding anti-sigma regulatory factor, protein MNPENHEDSFEVTSNTDVVRIRDEGRALAKEHGFSVNEQTLIATAISEVCRNIIEYAGTGSVTFRVLRSKNGIGIEITATDNGPGIMDISRAMEDGYTTGKGMGLGLPGVKRIMDQFELISGMGEGTTVKMAKWRD, encoded by the coding sequence ATGAACCCGGAGAACCACGAAGACTCGTTCGAGGTCACATCGAACACCGATGTGGTACGGATTCGGGATGAAGGACGGGCACTGGCAAAGGAGCATGGATTCTCGGTGAACGAACAGACGTTAATCGCTACCGCGATCTCCGAAGTCTGCCGGAATATTATTGAGTACGCTGGAACCGGCAGTGTTACCTTCCGGGTATTACGGAGTAAAAATGGTATAGGGATTGAAATTACTGCAACGGATAACGGTCCGGGAATTATGGACATTTCCCGGGCGATGGAGGATGGGTACACTACCGGCAAAGGAATGGGATTAGGGTTACCCGGGGTGAAACGGATTATGGATCAGTTCGAACTGATCTCCGGGATGGGTGAAGGGACAACGGTTAAAATGGCCAAATGGAGAGACTAG
- a CDS encoding SpoIIE family protein phosphatase: MDNIESQAGITNALEWAISRKPMSGESVCGDNYLVTFSEHRVLVAVTDGLGHGEKAAESSQRAINELRNYSNETLLRLIRQSHEILLGSRGVTMSLALFDSENHTMSWTSVGNVDGILYRSNEDATPAHESLVLRGGVVGYRLPALQASMFMVEPGDLLLFATDGVRHDLFPTIDVHTPPQKIVEYGNKNFFKETDDALILAARYLG; encoded by the coding sequence GTGGATAACATCGAGTCACAGGCCGGGATCACCAATGCACTGGAATGGGCAATATCCAGAAAACCAATGTCGGGAGAAAGCGTGTGTGGGGACAATTACCTGGTGACCTTCAGCGAACACAGGGTGCTGGTGGCGGTAACCGATGGACTGGGACACGGCGAGAAAGCGGCGGAATCGAGTCAGCGCGCCATTAATGAACTGCGTAACTATTCCAATGAAACGCTGCTGCGGTTAATTCGCCAATCTCATGAAATTTTATTAGGCTCCCGGGGGGTAACCATGAGCCTGGCATTATTTGACAGCGAAAATCATACAATGTCCTGGACTTCCGTCGGGAATGTTGACGGGATTTTATACCGTTCAAACGAAGATGCAACGCCGGCCCATGAGAGTTTGGTATTACGGGGAGGAGTGGTCGGATATCGGTTGCCGGCACTGCAGGCATCCATGTTCATGGTTGAACCCGGCGATTTGCTACTATTTGCCACCGATGGAGTACGACATGATCTTTTTCCAACAATTGATGTGCATACGCCTCCGCAAAAAATTGTGGAATATGGGAATAAAAATTTTTTTAAGGAGACTGATGACGCATTAATACTCGCAGCCAGGTATTTAGGATGA